From the genome of Pseudomonas sp. WJP1:
GAACTGGTCATCAATCACACCTCCGACCAGCACGCCTGGTTCCAGCGCGCACGCAAGGCCAAGAAAGGTTCGGCCGCGCGGGATTTCTATGTGTGGTCCGATGACGATCAAAAATACGACGGCACCCGCATCATCTTTCTCGACACCGAAAAATCCAACTGGACCTGGGACCCGGTGGCTGGTCAATACTTCTGGCACCGCTTCTACTCGCACCAGCCGGATCTTAATTTCGACAACCCGCAGGTGATGAAAGCGGTGCTGTCGGTGATGCGCTACTGGCTCGACATGGGCATCGACGGGTTGCGCCTCGATGCCATCCCGTACCTGATCGAGCGCGACGGCACCAACAACGAGAACCTGCCGGAGACCCACGACGTCCTCAAGCAGATCCGCGCCGAAATCGACGCCCATTACCCGGACCGCATGCTGCTGGCCGAGGCCAATCAATGGCCGGAAGACACCCAGCTGTATTTCGGCGACACCGATAAAAAGGGCCTGAACGGCGACGAATGCCACATGGCGTTCCACTTCCCGTTGATGCCGCGCATGTACATGGCGCTGGCCCAGGAAGACCGTTTTCCAATCACCGACATCTTGCGCCAGACGCCGGAGATCCCGGCCAATTGCCAGTGGGCGATTTTCCTGCGCAACCACGATGAACTGACCCTGGAGATGGTCACCGACAAGGAGCGTGACTACCTGTGGAATTACTATGCGGCCGACCGGCGGGCGCGGATCAACCTGGGGATTCGCCGGCGCCTGGCGCCGCTGATGGAGCGTGATCGCCGGCGCGTGGAACTGCTCAACAGCCTGTTGCTGTCGATGCCCGGCACGCCGACCTTGTACTACGGTGACGAGATCGGCATGGGCGACAACATCTACCTCGGCGATCGCGACGGTGTGCGCACGCCGATGCAATGGTCGATCGACCGCAACGGCGGGTTTTCCCGCGCCGACCCGGCCAGCCTGGTGCTGCCGCCGATCATGGACCCGCAATACGGCTACCTGTCGGTGAATGTCGAAACCCAGGCCGGCGATCCGCATTCGCTGTTGAACTGGACCCGGCGCATGTTGGCGGTGCGCAAGCAGTCCAAGGCGTTCGGGCGTGGCACCTTGAAAATGCTCTCGCCGACCAATCGCCGCGTGCTGGCCTATACCCGCGAATACACCGGGTCTGACGGCAAGCACGAGATCATTCTGTGCGTGGCCAACGTTTCGCGCAGCGCCCAGGCGGTGGAGCTGGACCTGTCGGCGTATGTCGGCATGGTGCCCGTGGAGATGCTCGGCGGTAACGCGTTCCCCCCCATTGGCCAATTGAATTTCCTCCTGACCCTGGCGCCCTACGGTTTCTACTGGTTCGGTCTGGCCGCGGAGAACCAGATGCCGAGTTGGCACGTGGAACCGGCGCAAAGCCTGCCGGACTTCACCACGCTTGTGCTGAAAAAGCGCATGGAAGAACTGCTCGAAGCGCCATCACGCACCACATTGGAGCAGGGCATCCTGCCGAACTGGCTGCAGAATCGTCGTTGGTTCGCTGGCAAGGACGCGGCCATCGAACAGGTCAACCTGGCCTACGGTGTGCGATTTGGCGATGCGCAGCATCCGGTGTTGCTGAGTGAAATCGAAGTCACCGGCGGTGGCCAGACCAGCCGCTACCAACTGCCGTTCGGCTTCATCGCCGAAGACCAGGTCGGCACGGCATTGCCCCAGCAATTGGCCCTGTCGCGGGTGCGCCGTGGCCCGCAGGTCGGCTTGATCACGGATGCCTTCAGCCTGGAAAACTTCATCCGTGCGGTGTTGCAAGGCATGCACAACCACACGGTTTTGCCGTCCGATGGCGGCGAGATCCGTTTCGAACCCACGGCCGAGCTGGCCAAACTGGGCCTGACGGCGGAGTCGGCAGTGCGTTACCTGTCCGCCGAGCAATCCAACAGTTCGGTGGTGGTCGGCAACAGCCTGGTGTTGAAACTGATCCGCAAGGTCGCCTCGGGCGTGCACCCGGAACTGGAAATGAGCGCCTACCTGACCGCTGCCGGCTTCGGCAATATCTCGCCGCTGTTGGGGGCGGTGGTGCGGCGGGATGCGGCGGGCGAGGACAACTTGCTGATGATCGCCCAGGGCTACTTGAGTAATCAGGGCGATGCCTGGGAGTGGACCCAGAACAACCTCGAGCGGGCGTTGCGCGACGAACTCGCGGACGCCATGTCCGAGCAGGAACAGCACTACAACGCGCTGGGCGAGCTGAAGGATTTCGCTGCCATGCTCGGCCAGCGCCTGGGTGAAATGCATCAGGTGCTGGCGGCTGCCAGCGAAAACCCCGACTTTGATCCGCACATCACCACGCAAAAGGATGCGTCGGCGACGGGCAAGGATGTGGTGGCACAAATCGAGCATGCATTGAAGTTGCTCAAGCAGCATCAAGATGAACTGAACCCGGCGGACAAAACCCTGGTCAGCCGTTTACTGGAGAACAAAAAGGCCATTCTCGGCCATGTCCAGGAGCTGGCCAAAAAGACCGCCGGTGGACTGCGGATCCGCGTACACGGTGATTTGCATCTCGGCCAGGTGCTGGTGATCAAGGGCGATGCGTACCTGATCGACTTCGAAGGTGAACCGGCGCGACCACTGCCAGAACGTCGGGGCAAGCACAGCCCGTACAAGGATGTCAGTGGCGTGCTGCGCTCCTTCGACTATGCGGCGGCGATGACCATCAACGTGCATAACGTCGATAACACAGCTAATGCCCAGGAAGCTCGCCAACGGGTCGGCGATCGTTATTTAAGTGAGGCAAGACAGGCATTTATCCACGCTTATCGGCTGGCGGCAGCTACGCTTGGCCATGCGTGGCAAGATCCGGATGGCGAAGATGCCGCGTTGGCATTGTTCGGCCTGGAGAAGGCGGCGTATGAAGTGGCCTACGAGGCGGAAAATCGCCCCGGCTGGCTGCCCGTGCCATTGCACGGTTTATATGGATTATTGAGTGGGCTTAAACCCTTTTCCGATCTTGGTGGAGAGTAGTCATGAGTTTCTCGAACAAGGAACAGGGTCATCATCACAGTGAAGCGCTGCTACCCAGGGCGCGGGATATCGATGCGCTGGTGCGGGCCGAGCATCGCGATCCCTTTGCCATTCTCGGCCCCCACGGCGATGGTGCCGGCGGACAATTCATCCGCGCGTATTTGCCGGGCGCCTTGAGCGTGCAAGTGGTGGACAAGGAAACCGGGGAGGAGCTGGGCAACCTGGAAGCGACCCAGACCCCAGGGCTGTTCGTCGGGCACTTCCAGCGGGCGCAGCCGTATCTGTTGCGCACCCGCTGGGCCGGTGGCGAACAAATTGCCGAAGACCCCTACAGTTTTGGCCCGTTGCTCGGTGACATGGATTTGTACCTGTTCGCCGAAGGCAATCACCGCGACCTCAGCAGCGCCCTGGGCGCCCAGTTGAAGACCGTTGACGGCGTCGATGGCGTGCGGTTCGCCGTGTGGGCGCCGAACGCCCGGCGGGTGTCGGTGGTGGGTGACTTCAACGCCTGGGACGGTCGTCGCCATCCGATGCGCCTGCGCCACCCTACCGGTGTCTGGGAATTGTTCATCCCCCGCCTGCAGGCGGGGGAGGCCTACAAATACGAAATCCTCGGCAAGGACGGGATCCTGCCACTCAAGGCCGACCCCATGGCACTGGCCACCAGCCTGCCACCGGACACCGCCTCGAAAGTCGCCTCGCCTCTGAAGATCGACTGGCAGGATCAGGACTGGATGCAATCGCGGGGCGAACGCCATCACCGGACGGCGCCCTTGTCGATCTACGAACTGCACGCCGGTTCCTGGCAGTGCGAGCTGGACGACCTGGGCGAAGTGGCCCGGCAATACACCTGGCCGGAACTGGCTGAGCGGCTGATTCCGTATGTGAAGGATCTGGGGTTCACCCACATCGAGCTGATGCCGATCATGGAACACCCGTTCGGCGGCTCCTGGGGCTATCAACTGCTTTCGCAATTCGCCACCAGCGCCCGTTACGGGACCGGCGACGAGTTCGCCGCCTTCGTCAATGACTGTCACCTGGCGGGTATCGGCGTGATCCTCGACTGGGTGCCGGCGCATTTCCCCACCGACGTCCACGGCCTGGCCCAGTTCGACGGCACCGCGCTGTACGAGTATGGCAACCCTCAGGAAGGCTTTCACCAGGACTGGGACACGCTGATCTACAACCTGGGCCGCACCGAAGTGCACGGCTACATGCTGGCGTCGGCGCTGCACTGGCTCAAGCATTTCCATGTCGATGGCCTGCGCGTCGATGCGGTGGCGTCGATGCTGTACCGCGACTACTCGCGCAAGGCCGGCGAGTGGGTGCCCAACCGCCATGGCGGCCGCGAGAACCTCGAAGCCATCGACTTCCTGCGTCACCTTAACGACGTCGTCGCGCTGGAAGCCCCCGGGGCGCTGGTGATCGCCGAAGAGTCCACCGCCTGGCCCGGTGTCAGCCAGGGCACGCAACAGGGCGGCCTGGGTTTCGCCTACAAATGGAACATGGGCTGGATGCACGATTCGCTGCACTACATCCAGCAGGATCCGGTGTACCGCGCCCATCACCACAACGAACTCAGTTTCGGCCTGGTGTATGCCTGGTCGGAACGTTTCATCCTGCCGATTTCCCACGATGAAGTGGTGCACGGCAAACACTCGCTGATCGACAAGATGCCCGGCGACCGCTGGCAGAAATTCGCCAACCTGCGGGCCTACCTGAGTTTCATGTGGGCCCATCCGGGCAAGAAACTGTTGTTCATGGGCTGCGAGTTCGGCCAATGGCGTGAGTGGAACCACGACCAGCAGCTTGATTGGTATCTATTGCAGTACTCCGAGCACAAAGGCGTGCAGAAGCTGGTGAGCGACCTCAATCGCCTGTATCGCGAAGAACCGGCCCTGCACGAACAGGACGACGTACCGCAAGGCTTCCAGTGGCTGATCGGCGATGATGCGATCAACAGCGTCTACGCCTGGATGCGCTGGAGCAAGGACGGCCAGCCGATACTGGTGGTCGCCAACTTCACGCCGGTACCGCGCGAGGCTTACCGGGTCGGCGTGCCGTTTGCCGGGCAGTGGAGCGAGGTGTTCAACAGCGATTCGTCGATCTATGCCGGCTCCAACTATGGCAACAGCGGCGGGGCAACCGCCGAGGAATCGCCGAGCCATGGCCAGGCGTTGTCGCTGGTGCTGAACCTGCCGCCGTTGGCGGTGTTGATGTTACGGCCGGCGGGCTGATCCGGGGCCGCTTTCGCGGGCCAGCCGGATCGCATGTCGATCAGGCTGGCCCGCGAAGGGCCTGGAGATTTTTTTCACCAACGCATCCGCACGCCCAGGCTGCCGATCAGCCCATTCAAATCATTGTCATCCACATCGCTGCTGTAGTCGGCGCTGACGTACAGGCTCACGGTCGGCGTCACCCTGGCCACCAACCCCAGGCCCAGTTCGACCGTCGAGGAGTATCGGCTGCTGCTGATCTTGTCGACCTGGTCGAGGGTCACGGTATTGCCGGTGTACACGGTGTGCCACAAGTTGGTTCGCACATAGGGTTCGACGGGCAGGCCGTTGATGTCGTAGCTACCTTTCAACTTGGCACCGACCCGGCCGCTCCAGGAGCTGAGTTCGCTGGAGGAGGCGTTGCCCGAACCCGCATAGGGCGTATCCAGGGTGATCCGCTGATTGATCAATTGCGCCTGGGGTTCGACCACCCAGTTTTCACTGATGCCGATCGGGAAGCCGCCTTCGACCGAGAGGGTCACCGCGCTGCCTTCGGTGGCTTGGCGGGCGCCTTGCTCATTGCGACTGAACCCATTGACGCGACCCCCGCTGGCCGACAGATCGACGTGCCAGCCTTGGGGGCCGGTCAGGCTCCAGTAGGCGCCGAGGCTCTGTCCTTGCAGGTTGAGGGTGTCGTTGCGCGGGTCCGATTGCGCGCGATTGGTTAGCAAGCCGTTGCCGGTGCCGTGGAACTCGGCGGTGCCGCCGATCAGGCCGACCCGCTGGGTGTGGCCGTTATTGCTTTGCAGGGTCAAAAGCGCCGGGCTTTTCAGTTCGCCGGAGCCGGGAATGGAAAAACCCTGGGCGAGGGCATCGGTTTGTGCCTGGCGCGAGGCCTGGCCATACAGTTGATCCCAGGCCGCGGGCGCAGCCTCTGCGACGGTCAGGCTTGAACTGCGTATATCGGCAATCGGGCTGAAGTGGCCGGGATAAGGGGTGGTCGGTGCAGGCAGGGTAAGCGTCGGGATGTCCTGGCGGTACCAGGGGGTGGTTTCTTCCTCGGTGGGGGAAGCCTGCACTTCCATGGATGAACACAACAGCAATGTACTTGAAACGGTGCAAACACTAATCCGGATCTCTTGAGGGGTGAATGAAGTTTTCATGGAGGTCTACCTTGCAATCGCATGCGGTATCTCGCTTTGGCGTCTCTCCTACCCCGAGTGAGGGGCGACCGAATGAATTAGGGCAAGCCGATTCCCGCCCGTTTTTTACGGGGAGTTATCGGTTGTTCCTGATGGTGATTCCGGGGTAGTAACGTGAAGTCAAGAGGACCCCTGGCATTGCGTCAAGAAAATGGCCGATAAATGGTAGGGGTATTTCAGATCATATAAGTGACTGATTTACGACGCATACCTAAGTGCTTGTTTATTGGATAAAACGTCAAAAAACTCGCGAGCTAGAGCCTTTGCTCGGACTTACCAGCTCACCCTGATTCCCAGGTTACCGCTCATACCACGCAATGGGTTGCTGTCGATATTGCTGCTGTAATCTGCGTTGGAGTACAGGCTGACAGTCGGTGCAAGTGTAAGGATCGCGCCGATGCCGAGGTCCGCCGATGAGGTGCGTTGTTCGGTGTTGATCTCGGTGCTGTCGTCAAATGTCACCGTGTCGGTTCCCGAGACGGTGTGCCACAGGTTGACGCGCAGGTAAGGTTCCAGCGGAAGGCCGGCGACTTCGTAGCGACCCTTGAGCCGGGCGCCGAGGCGGCCGGTCCAGGCTGGGTCCGAATCGAAGGACACCTTGGAAATGCCGTCGTCCTGACTATTTATGTCAACCTGTTGATGGATGACTTGCACCTGGGGTTCGACCACCCAGTTGTCTGCCACTTTGACGGGGTAGCCGCCCTCGACCGAGAAGGTCATGGCGTGGCCATCGTTGTCGATTTTAAGGTCGCGATCGGAGTGGCTGTCGCGGTTCAGCCAGGTGTACATCGCCACGGTATCGAAGTACCAGCCCATGGGATCTATCAGGGTCCAGTAGAGCCCCAGGCTGTCGCCTTGCAGCTCGACCTTACCTGCACGTTTGTCCTGGAAGCCCTGGTTGAAACCGTCGACATCACCCTTCAACCGAGTATGGCCGATGAAGAAACCGGTGCGCTGGGTCTGCCCACCGGAAGTTTGCGAGCCGAACAGATCGTTGCCCACCTGAAAGCCGTTGAGCGAGCCGTCGAGCCGTGGCGTGACGGTGCCGGACCAGGTCTGGTCGAAGTTTTTCCCGTAGACCCGTCCCCAGCCCGCGCCAAAGTCGCCGGTCTCGTTCAGCAGGCGTTGGTCACCCTGGCGATCGTGAAAGGTGCCGAGTGTCGTCAGGGCCAGCTGCGCGGCCGCCGGTGGCAACACAGACCAAACCGGGACTTCCTGGCGGTACAGGGCAATGGGTGCAGCACCGGGCTCAGGAGCCGGCAATGGCGGCGAGCCGACGGCCGCTACCGGCGTCGCGAGCGGCGCCGCGTCCGGTGGTACCGCAATCGGTGGCAAGGCGGGATCCGGGTTAGGCACCGTGACCGGTGCGACCAGAATCGGT
Proteins encoded in this window:
- the treS gene encoding maltose alpha-D-glucosyltransferase, translated to MAKKPKAATFIKDPLWYKDAVIYQVHVKSYFDSNNDGIGDFPGLIAKLDYIADLGVNTIWLLPFYPSPRRDDGYDIAEYRGVHSDYGTMADAKRFIAEAHKRGLRVITELVINHTSDQHAWFQRARKAKKGSAARDFYVWSDDDQKYDGTRIIFLDTEKSNWTWDPVAGQYFWHRFYSHQPDLNFDNPQVMKAVLSVMRYWLDMGIDGLRLDAIPYLIERDGTNNENLPETHDVLKQIRAEIDAHYPDRMLLAEANQWPEDTQLYFGDTDKKGLNGDECHMAFHFPLMPRMYMALAQEDRFPITDILRQTPEIPANCQWAIFLRNHDELTLEMVTDKERDYLWNYYAADRRARINLGIRRRLAPLMERDRRRVELLNSLLLSMPGTPTLYYGDEIGMGDNIYLGDRDGVRTPMQWSIDRNGGFSRADPASLVLPPIMDPQYGYLSVNVETQAGDPHSLLNWTRRMLAVRKQSKAFGRGTLKMLSPTNRRVLAYTREYTGSDGKHEIILCVANVSRSAQAVELDLSAYVGMVPVEMLGGNAFPPIGQLNFLLTLAPYGFYWFGLAAENQMPSWHVEPAQSLPDFTTLVLKKRMEELLEAPSRTTLEQGILPNWLQNRRWFAGKDAAIEQVNLAYGVRFGDAQHPVLLSEIEVTGGGQTSRYQLPFGFIAEDQVGTALPQQLALSRVRRGPQVGLITDAFSLENFIRAVLQGMHNHTVLPSDGGEIRFEPTAELAKLGLTAESAVRYLSAEQSNSSVVVGNSLVLKLIRKVASGVHPELEMSAYLTAAGFGNISPLLGAVVRRDAAGEDNLLMIAQGYLSNQGDAWEWTQNNLERALRDELADAMSEQEQHYNALGELKDFAAMLGQRLGEMHQVLAAASENPDFDPHITTQKDASATGKDVVAQIEHALKLLKQHQDELNPADKTLVSRLLENKKAILGHVQELAKKTAGGLRIRVHGDLHLGQVLVIKGDAYLIDFEGEPARPLPERRGKHSPYKDVSGVLRSFDYAAAMTINVHNVDNTANAQEARQRVGDRYLSEARQAFIHAYRLAAATLGHAWQDPDGEDAALALFGLEKAAYEVAYEAENRPGWLPVPLHGLYGLLSGLKPFSDLGGE
- the glgB gene encoding 1,4-alpha-glucan branching protein GlgB — protein: MSFSNKEQGHHHSEALLPRARDIDALVRAEHRDPFAILGPHGDGAGGQFIRAYLPGALSVQVVDKETGEELGNLEATQTPGLFVGHFQRAQPYLLRTRWAGGEQIAEDPYSFGPLLGDMDLYLFAEGNHRDLSSALGAQLKTVDGVDGVRFAVWAPNARRVSVVGDFNAWDGRRHPMRLRHPTGVWELFIPRLQAGEAYKYEILGKDGILPLKADPMALATSLPPDTASKVASPLKIDWQDQDWMQSRGERHHRTAPLSIYELHAGSWQCELDDLGEVARQYTWPELAERLIPYVKDLGFTHIELMPIMEHPFGGSWGYQLLSQFATSARYGTGDEFAAFVNDCHLAGIGVILDWVPAHFPTDVHGLAQFDGTALYEYGNPQEGFHQDWDTLIYNLGRTEVHGYMLASALHWLKHFHVDGLRVDAVASMLYRDYSRKAGEWVPNRHGGRENLEAIDFLRHLNDVVALEAPGALVIAEESTAWPGVSQGTQQGGLGFAYKWNMGWMHDSLHYIQQDPVYRAHHHNELSFGLVYAWSERFILPISHDEVVHGKHSLIDKMPGDRWQKFANLRAYLSFMWAHPGKKLLFMGCEFGQWREWNHDQQLDWYLLQYSEHKGVQKLVSDLNRLYREEPALHEQDDVPQGFQWLIGDDAINSVYAWMRWSKDGQPILVVANFTPVPREAYRVGVPFAGQWSEVFNSDSSIYAGSNYGNSGGATAEESPSHGQALSLVLNLPPLAVLMLRPAG
- a CDS encoding autotransporter domain-containing protein — encoded protein: MKTSFTPQEIRISVCTVSSTLLLCSSMEVQASPTEEETTPWYRQDIPTLTLPAPTTPYPGHFSPIADIRSSSLTVAEAAPAAWDQLYGQASRQAQTDALAQGFSIPGSGELKSPALLTLQSNNGHTQRVGLIGGTAEFHGTGNGLLTNRAQSDPRNDTLNLQGQSLGAYWSLTGPQGWHVDLSASGGRVNGFSRNEQGARQATEGSAVTLSVEGGFPIGISENWVVEPQAQLINQRITLDTPYAGSGNASSSELSSWSGRVGAKLKGSYDINGLPVEPYVRTNLWHTVYTGNTVTLDQVDKISSSRYSSTVELGLGLVARVTPTVSLYVSADYSSDVDDNDLNGLIGSLGVRMRW